The Haematobia irritans isolate KBUSLIRL chromosome 1, ASM5000362v1, whole genome shotgun sequence DNA segment aaggtGGGTTGACAGAACGTAGCTATTGCCAGAATCTTGGTAGCAGAGATGATCTGTATTAAACTTTTTCAGGGTTGCGGCTGTCGCAAATTTGTAAAGGTCGTAAATGTTGAACTGCCAGCTGGGCAGCGTATTCGATGATATCAAAGATGATGATATGTTCGAAGAAGTGTCAATGCTCAAGAGTTTCCACAAAATTGgtatttaaacaagtaaggaaagtctaaagtcgggcggggccgactatattataccctgcaccactttgtagatctaaattttcgataccatatcacatccgttaaatgtggtttgtcccaaatacatacatttaaatatcactcgatctggacagaatttgatagacttctacaaaatctatagactcaacatttaagtcggctaatgcactagggtgaaacgcaatgttagtaaaaacaagtatatacagcagtaagttcgcccgggccgaatctttaatacccaccaccatgaaccaaatattagggtttcctttgaaatttcaggagggcttgaggacttgaggacacttcccgaagataaatttaaagatttcacctatgaggactatatcagattctggatttataagaaccatttttgtttgagttttagaggaatcattaacatctcttgtaagtgtgcaagaatattataaaataacgtcttgatttgaaaacttaaatctgtagaagtaaaatctggaaattttacattgagtttcaagcaattttcatgatcagtgcgccttctacaccctcaagaagtgaagtcggtctatatggaggcattaccaaatggaccgataagaacttaatccgatacacgtttttgtgagcctaaaataccagaatatttacaatttcaggcaaatcagataaaaactactgtttctagaacccaaggagttaaatcgggagatcgttcttatgggggctatactaaaatatggaccgatactcacagttttcggcacacctctttatgacccgaaaatacctctcgatttccaatttcaggcaaataggataaaaaaatcggattctagaagcccaagaagtaaaatcgggagatcggtctatatgggggctataccaaaacatggaccgatactcaccatttttagcacacctctttatggtcccaaaatacctctagatttaaaatttgaggcaaattggataaaaactacgatttctataagccgatgtagcccatcttcgaacttgacctgcctgcagacaaaagacgagtttgtgcaaaatttcagcactattgcttaattattgaagactgtagcgtgattacaacagacagacggacatcgttatatcgtcttagaatttctccctgatcaagaatatatatactttatatagtcggaaatcgatatttcgatgtgttacaaacggaatgacaaacttattatacccccgtcaccattctatggtggtgggtataaaaatatgggaaagatttaaatctgaatcaattttaaggaaaattcacaaaagtttatgatttatcgctcgatatatatatatatatatatatatatatatatatatatatatatatatatatatatatatatatatatatatatatatatatatatatatatatatatatatatatatatatatatatatatatatatatatatatatatatatatatatatatatataacaaggaaaatggtgatattttgacaatttttgtcgaaatcagaaaaacatttatatgggagctatatctaaatctcaaccgatttcagtcaaatttggcacacatgactgtactaccaattgtactccttgtgcaaaatttcaagctaatcgggataaaacttctgggtccatataagtgcatatcgggcgaaagatatatatgggagctacatctaaatctgaatcgatttaaatcaaatttggcacgcatacctacaatgctaaatctactccctgtgcaaagtttcaaccaaattcggccaaaaatctggcttctggggccatatgagtccatatcgggcgaaagatatatatgggagctatatataaatctgaaccgatttcaataaaattttgcacacttgactatactactaagtgttatgtttgtacaaaatttcaagcaaatcggtataaaactctggctgctgggtccatattagtgcatatcgggcgaaacatatatacgtgagctatatctaaatctgaaccgatttcttccaaaatcaatggggttctattctgacccaaattaggaacatgtgccaaatttgatggctATTGGacgtaaattgcgacctagattgtgatcacaaaaatgtgttcacagacagacggacggacagacggacatggctatatcgactcagggacccaccctgagcattattgccaaagacaccatgtgtctatctcgtctccttctgggtgttacaaacatatgcactaacttataataccctgttccacagtgtggcgcagggtataaaaagtaaactAGAGAATAGACTTATTTCAATAGGAGACTTCAAGCCACAATTACTATGTCCTACTCGATGGTGCGGTAAACGCTTAAATGATTTAGTCTTACTGCCCATATGGGCCCGCCATCTATTCAACACCACGAACATATTGCCCCGCTTAATTCGATTTCTACAGACCCTTTGTAATATACTTATTTCGAGCCGTTTGTTTTCCAACCAATCGACCCACCTTAATAACTATCTGATAATAAAAACACCTcccttaaaatgatttattcATGCGAGTAAAATGCTACATAATTTAAGGTATCGTTAGTTTAAACTAATATGGCTACTTTATTTTCCTAATGTAGCAAATATCGCTACCCTTTCATATATAAGCGAACTCGAATGAACCCACCAGAACAGTAGCAAATTTACAAGCGTCTAATAATCAACAACAATTATCTCAATCAACATGAAGGTCTAcgttacttctttgatccttttaGCCATAGCCGTGGCATGTCAAGCTCAACTCCTTAATCAAGGATTGAATAACAACAACGGCAACAACAACCCAGTATATACGGGACAACCAGGATGTCAAACTGAAGAAGAACTCACTGTGGGAGTTTATGCCCATTTCCGTATGAAGAACGGCTACTGGAGATGCACAGTGTTGGGACAACCCGCCACATTGGAGGTATGCCCTGTGGCTCAAGGATTTTTGGAACCTGCAAGAGCTTGCGTACCTTGGGGCTTATGGTACTGGACACCTACTGTAGCTCCACCTAGCTTCCCAGTTCCTCCAACTGTAGAAGTTTTACCTTAAAGCAATAAACCTTTGGATTTTGTCggatattgaaaataaaataaaaaattggagaGAAGtagtatttggttttttatttcagctttcaAATTTAGTTAACAGCTTTCCAGCTGCCCTTCTCATTTTGTCCTTAGAGTTGGGAGATTCTACTTTAACATAAAATGGGAATCTTTACctagaagaaaattctctagacCTGAGATCTATTTTTCCTAAAAcatccaaaacaaaatattcaatattattgaaattgttcttaaattttataatattttgttgctcctccaaaatgCTCCggttggagccaccgtggtgtaatggttagcatagcCGCTTTTCATTTAAAGGGTTGTGGTTTCAATTCAATGGATCAATAtacaccaatttttccatggttgttagaaggtatatatacacggacgaaaaagactgtttttcatatgtttgggtgtaaaaattatatgtttggaactcaaaatttacaacacaatatttttaagtgcaagcatataattttcataaactagcataacatgtttgggacatatatgttaatatgttagaacatattatgtttgggacataaaatatttgtaaatataatatgttgagatgcaaacatatattaaattggaaatagcctataaacatatatgtgtttagaaagagagacctagagaataTGCTACAAGTAAAATaagggaagtaaccaattggcgtcataaaaatatatccacacaaagacaatttcactaaaattttttactaccaatgtataccctaaggtgaaacataatatgtttgaacaatacaaacaatattttgtttgcaccaatcctgaaaatatatatgcttgaagcaaaatgtgtttggggtatatgttacagaagtgattttttttttgagggtgtacttatCAGAAGTTTCAAGCCAATACcttgtttcgctcggaagttagggtgttttcaacagactgaaagacggatggacatcgctagatcggcgCTATAAATATGGGCTCCATCACTAAATGAAAtagcacccccaaaaattatatggaaaacaataacaccactttttttgttgggagtaactaagcccaagagtaaaagaaaccccaatatttcaaatgaaaataaaccccactTTCATTTTTCGGATTGTACTTCGTTTTCATGCGAGACCTATTTTCGCATTTTAGGAATTTTACTATATTGACAACTATAGACACTTTTATTGTTCTGAATAGTATTGTATTGCATCAGATTTATTTTTTGAGAGGGCCGCCTTCGGCCGGTGGGGTTTGGGGCTTTTTTTTCATGGGACCCATATTCAAAgcgccccaaaacctaaatgaagGAGGGCCCCACAAATTACATAGAAAACtacaacacaaaatttttttggaagtatttttttattttcggggcTCGTTTGAGTTATGAAAATAAAtcccaatatttcaaatgaaaataaaccccaattttCTTTTTGAGATTGTTCTTCGTGTTGAAGTAGGACCTATTTTTGCTTTCTTGGATTTGCCAATGGACGAAACTATACacgcttttgttgttgttctgaATAGTATTGTATTGCATCAGATTTGTTTTTGAGTCGATGGCCTTCGGCGGGTGTTGTAGACTTTCTCTCATGGAAAGAGTACAAAGTAGGCTTTTCGATTCAAAAGAGATTCGTAATgagtaatattttttcttataaccccatatttataccctgcaccacactgtggaacaaggtattataagttagtgcatatatttgtaacacccagaaggagacgagatagacacatggtgtctttggcaataatgctcagggtgggtccctgagtcgatataaccatgtccgtctgtccgtccgtccgtctgtgaaattttgcttgaaattttgtacaaacataacacttagttgtatagtcaagtgtgcaaaatttgattgaaatcggttcagatttagatatagctcccatatggactaatacggtcccagaagccagagttttggccgaatttggatgaaattttgcactaggagtactattagtagtatagtcaagtgtgcaatatttgattgaaatcggttcagatttagatatagctcccatatatatctttcgcccgatatggactaatatggtcctaaaagccagagttttggcccaatttggttgaaattttgcacagggtgtagatttggcattgtagctatgcgtgccaaatttggttgaaatcgattcagatttagatatagctcccatatatatctttcgcccgatatgcacttatatggacccagaagccacagttttatcccgattagcttgaaattttacacaaggagtaaaattggtggtatagtcacgtgtgccaaatttcatcggttcagatttagatatagctgccatatatatttttcgcccgatatggacttatatggccccagaagttagagtttttgcccaatttggttgaaagtttgcactagaagtacagctagtagtatagtcaagtgtgcaaaatttgattgaaatcggttcagatttagatatagctcccatatatatgtttttctgatttcgacaaaaatggttcaaataccatcattttccttgttaaatcgccactgcttagtcgaaaaggtgtaaaaatgactctaattttcctaaacttctaatacatatatatcgagcgataaatcataaataaacttttgcgaaatttccttaaaattacttcagatttaaatgtttcccatatttttgtactaaaattgtgttccactctagtgtattagccaacttaaattttaagtctatagattttgtaaaagtctatcaaattctgtcaaaatcgagagatatttaaatgtatgtatttgggacaatcctttatatatagccccaacacatttgacggatgtgatatggtatcgaaaatttagatctacaaagtggtgcagggtataatatagtcggccccgcccgactttcgacttttcttacttgtttttccatCAGTTAGTGTTCATTTTCACGCGGTATTTTAAATCAATAGTGAAAATAAGccccaattttattttgtagtcaATTTTCATGTttcggttaaattttttttttttgggactcATTTTCGTGGGGCTCATATTCAGTATGAAATGTCGCCCTACATTTGTTGCCATGTTTCAATTGGTGGTTAGGGGCTTTTTTCAGGGGGCCCATATTCATAACCTAAATGAAATaggaccccaaaaattttatggaaaacagcaataccaaagttttctttggaagtaacttcattttatttttgggaccCGTTTGCATTATGAAACTTATCcacaatatttcaaatgaaaataatcccgaatagcatttttggtttttgcGTAAACGAAAAGTGAAAATTAGCCCTAATATTATTATCGGGTTGATGTTCATGCTTCAGTTACATATTTTTGGGGTTaatattcattatgaagcgtCGTCCCACATATGTGagttttggggctcattttcctggcatgttccaaagattttgtctttacactaatttcAATGAAACGAAAAATTGGAATAAGGACAACCTTAAGCttgttctcttttaaatttaaattttgcttacttgattctaggaaacaaagttTAATTATTAGTGTTTTCAtcgtttttcttcatgtgcttcagagtcatgttaggttaggttaggtggcagcccgatgtatcaggctcacttagactattcagtccattgtgataccacattggtgaacttctctcttaccactgagtgctgccagatactatgttatagccgagtccgaacggcgttccacattgcagtgaaacaacttagagaagctttgaaaccctcagaaatgtcaccagcattactgaggtgggattatccaccgctgaaaaactttttggtgttctgtcgaagtaggaatcgaacctacgaccttgtgtatgcaaggcggagtcatgttaacaacaacttaaataatttatataagtaTAAATTATGccttgtttcaagtaaaaaaatcgTTATATTAAAGCGTTCTATTTTTAAaggttttttttgctttgtagtgaatATGCAGAAAGTGaggaaatttaaagaatttttcagaattattaaaccaAGTTGagcttaagttaggttaggttaggccaaaacgactttattgaaaagttgatcgatTTTTGTACAAggataaaactttatatctgagaaatgcgttttctatgcaaagcaaaattttgattcgtacaaatctttgacctcacaccaatattttttcagtgtgggcccCATTTTAATACCGTTCgctacgaccaagaatatactttatagggccagaggccaatatttctgtgcgttataaaaataatgacaaagttagtatagaaTGGCGAAGTTATataggagggtataaaaatcattggcCCCAAAATCATGAccacttttataccctccaccataggatgggggtatattaactttgtcattccgtttgtaacacatcgaaatattgctataagaccccataaagtatatatattctgggtcgtggtgaaattctgagtccatctgagcatgtccgtccgtccgcccgtccgtccgtccgtctgttgaaatcacgctaacttccgaacgaaacaagctatcgatttgaaacttggcacaagtagttgttattgatataggtcggatggtattgcaaatgggccatatcggtccacttttacgtatagcccatataaacggacccccaaacttggcttgcagaccctctaagagaagcaaatttcatctgatccggctgaaatttggtacatggtgtttatatatggtctctaacaaccatgaaaaaattggtccgcatcggtccataattatatatagcccccatataaaccgatcccccgatttggctttcggagcctctaagagaagcaaatttcatccgatccggctgaaatttggtacatggtgttagtatatggtctctaacaattatgcacaaattggtccacatcggtccataattatatatagcccccatataaaccgatccccagatttggcttgcggagcctctaagagaagaaagtttcatccgatccggctgaaatttggtacatggtgttagtatatggtctctaagaaatatgcacaaattggtccacggagccccttggaagagcaaaattcatccgattcgattgaaatttggtacgtgatattagtatattgtatctaacaaccatgcaggaattggttcatatcagtccataattatatatagcacccatataaaccgatccccagatttgacctccggtgccttttggagaagcaaaattcatccgatctggttgaaattttgtacgtggtggtagtatatgatatttaacaaccatgccaaaagtggtccatatcagtccataatcatatatagccctcatataccgatccctagatttggttttggagcctcttggaggagaaaatttcatccgagtcagttgaaatttgatacattgtgctagtatatggccgttaacaaccatgcctaactaggtccatatcggtctatagttatatatagccctcagataaatcgattcccaatcacacaaaaattattccatatcaataattgcccagcaaaaaaagcgtcgccaaataagtaatgaaaatgttctttttggatccggaagtggtgcataatggacgcagaagcgatgaatttaacatgggcttgtcataggacggaagttctccatttcaacagccgttgcactgaatttgcatcacttctttagatgtaatccgaattcagtgttttagatgtaaattaaaaaattctattatattttctcaaataaataatttttataattttttataatttttaatggattctaacccttgttggaaacgtttgacctcaaatattttcaaaaatcaaaattttttcaaattgaatttagctttttttcgacaaaatttaaatgatttgtaccattttatgaaatcttactctgtttttaacctatttgaaacaaaaaaagttaaaaatacccattaaaagtatgaacaaatcaagttataaaaaattgaattaaaagaacttcctgggtagttaaaataaagaacttcaatgggagtgcatcttctggaagtgcttttaaggttgtgcctttggaagaacttccaaatttttttgctgggtgtatatagcccccatatatgcgacccccatatttcaattctagctccctacgtaccgtacaaaagtccatatcgattcgtaattatgtgtagacttacctacacataccttttttgtctagtatataccacgtatggatcacaatttagaaaacgatttaagataccacaacccaagtaattcgattgtggatgacagtctttcgtagaagtttctacgcaatccatggtggagggtacataagattcggcctggccgaacttacggccgtttatacttgttacaaattccattattttattcttatttcattttttttttgattctactatttttttttcttgtgctTTAACCTACAGTGAAATTAGTcagtcattgaattttatattcgcgtttagttcataaaaattttgagacatacttgggatAAATAAAATTGCATTAGGCTGTGGAAAACCTCAAAAAAGtagtacaattaaattaaaccaaaatatctttctttgttttgttttgttttaaaaaaagcAGTGGATATTTTTAAGTCTACTAAGTTTCCCGACAATTATTGGTTTATCTGGCCAATTGACAGTTTTCTAAACTATCTGGGTTATATTAATCTTCaggtttattttcaaaaaaaaaaaatgaattttgtttattaaatataatCAGACCACAATAAGCTATGAAGTAAACATGTTTATTTTCATCTATTTTTTATCTATTTTAACGTTGTCTTTATGACATTTATAACACCTGGTACAGTTTGCAAAACTATAAACGACTGGTTGTTTAGGAACAACAgagattatattattataataggttggctgataagtccccggtctaacaaacaaaaacgcatttttttgtcaaaatttatttttaatattcaacatagttcccttcaagagcgatacaatgattatgacgaccttccaattttttgataccattttggtagtactccttcggttttgcctcaaaataggcctcagtttcggcgatcacctcttcattgcagccaaatttttttccctgcgagcatccttttgagg contains these protein-coding regions:
- the LOC142222661 gene encoding uncharacterized protein LOC142222661 — encoded protein: MKVYVTSLILLAIAVACQAQLLNQGLNNNNGNNNPVYTGQPGCQTEEELTVGVYAHFRMKNGYWRCTVLGQPATLEVCPVAQGFLEPARACVPWGLWYWTPTVAPPSFPVPPTVEVLP